The following are encoded in a window of Peromyscus leucopus breed LL Stock chromosome X, UCI_PerLeu_2.1, whole genome shotgun sequence genomic DNA:
- the LOC114681020 gene encoding TSC22 domain family protein 1-like, translating to MTKSSGSGASVVAIDNKIEQAMDLVKSHLMYAVREEVEVLKEQIKELIEKNSQLEQENNLLKTLASPEQLAQVQAQLQTGSPPATTQPQGTTHSPLCVPPAQPASQGLGSTA from the coding sequence ATGACAAAGTCCTCAGGCTCTGGTGCAAGTGTGGTAGCTATCGACAACAAAATCGAGCAAGCTATGGATCTGGTGAAAAGCCATTTGATGTATGCAGTTAGAGAGGAAGTGGAGGTTCTGAAGGAGCAGATCAAAGAACTCATAGAGAAAAACTCCCAGCTGGAGCAGGAGAACAATCTGTTGAAGACACTGGCCAGTCCGGAGCAGCTCGCCCAGGTTCAGGCCCAGCTGCAGACTGGCTCCCCTCCGGCCACCACGCAGCCACAGGGGACCACACACAGCCCCCTGTGTGTGCCCCCTGCACAGCCAGCATCCCAGGGCTTGGGATCCACCGCGTAG